A genomic segment from Pseudomonas sp. S09G 359 encodes:
- a CDS encoding YecA family protein, with protein MSFAEQLTRLQAFLDADELHDEALDYVAAHGYLTALSICSEVVPDREWIDALFAEEPHYADAAQREEIESTLLALKAHIGRQLASDEEFELPCELDLGEEPDDSDLRGWCIGFMEGVFLREAAWFETAEEEVSEMLLPIMVGSGLFDDQPEFADIAADANLMDDMIVQIPEALTALYLLCNAPDEKPAILKPRHH; from the coding sequence ATGTCCTTCGCTGAGCAACTAACCCGCCTGCAAGCCTTCCTCGACGCCGATGAGCTGCATGACGAGGCGCTGGACTACGTGGCCGCCCACGGCTACCTGACCGCCCTGTCGATCTGCTCCGAGGTCGTACCCGACCGTGAATGGATCGACGCGCTGTTCGCCGAAGAGCCGCACTACGCCGACGCCGCCCAGCGTGAAGAAATCGAATCGACCCTGCTGGCCCTCAAGGCCCACATCGGTCGCCAACTGGCTTCCGACGAGGAGTTCGAGCTGCCGTGCGAGCTGGACCTCGGCGAAGAACCGGATGACTCCGACCTGCGCGGCTGGTGCATCGGTTTCATGGAAGGCGTGTTCCTGCGTGAAGCTGCCTGGTTCGAAACCGCCGAAGAAGAAGTCAGCGAAATGCTGCTGCCGATCATGGTCGGTTCGGGCCTGTTCGACGACCAGCCGGAATTCGCCGACATCGCCGCCGACGCCAACCTGATGGACGACATGATCGTACAGATCCCGGAAGCCCTGACCGCCCTGTACCTGCTGTGCAACGCCCCTGACGAAAAACCGGCGATCCTCAAGCCACGTCACCACTGA
- a CDS encoding MarR family transcriptional regulator: MPLTDQHRFGMQLAQMSRGWRAELDRRLAGLGLSQARWLVLLHLARFEEPPTQRELAQSVGVEGPTLARLLDSLEGQGLVQRQAVVEDRRAKRILLCDTARPLIEQIETIATALRHELFVGVDEADLSVCMRVHGHILANLEKS; this comes from the coding sequence ATGCCGTTAACCGATCAACACCGTTTTGGCATGCAGCTGGCGCAAATGTCCCGAGGTTGGCGCGCCGAGCTGGATCGCCGCTTGGCCGGGCTGGGCTTGTCCCAGGCGCGCTGGCTGGTGCTGCTGCACCTGGCTCGTTTCGAAGAGCCGCCGACTCAACGTGAGCTGGCGCAAAGCGTCGGGGTCGAAGGGCCGACCCTTGCACGCTTGCTCGACAGCCTGGAAGGCCAGGGTCTGGTGCAACGCCAGGCGGTGGTGGAAGATCGTCGTGCCAAACGTATCTTGCTGTGTGACACCGCCCGCCCGTTGATCGAGCAGATTGAAACCATTGCCACCGCCCTGCGCCATGAGCTGTTCGTGGGCGTGGATGAAGCGGATTTGAGTGTGTGCATGCGCGTGCACGGGCACATTCTGGCGAACCTGGAAAAGTCCTGA
- the rmuC gene encoding DNA recombination protein RmuC, translated as MLEERLATAQLAQEGLAAQLDASRDEISDLSQANAAKQADLAAVRREVELLQIDRDNARDAAHAWNLDRSAKETELRRLDALSAALRAELREQQDSHQQRLTDLQGSRDELRAQFAELAGKIFDEREQRFAETSQERLGQLLDPLKERIQFFEKRVEESYQNEARERFSLAKELERLQQLNLRLSDEATNLTRALKGQKTQGNWGELILERVLEHAGLEKGREYQTQVSLKGPDGERFQPDVLIMLPGDKQVVVDSKVSLTAYQQYVAADDEVIGQAALKQHVLSLRNHVKGLAGKDYKRLEGLHSLDFVLLFVPIEAAFSAALQAEPNLFQEAFDRHIVIVSPTTLLATLRVIDSLWKQERQSQNAREIAERAGWLYDKFVLFIQDLDEVGNRLQQLDKAYSAARNKLTDGRGNLVSRTEQLRLLGARASKSLPADLLERAMTDSDGVAHVPE; from the coding sequence TTGCTCGAAGAGCGCCTGGCCACTGCGCAACTGGCCCAGGAAGGCCTCGCCGCCCAACTGGACGCCAGCCGCGACGAGATCAGCGACCTCAGCCAGGCCAATGCCGCCAAACAGGCCGACCTGGCCGCCGTGCGCCGCGAAGTCGAGTTGCTGCAGATCGACCGCGATAACGCCCGCGACGCCGCCCACGCCTGGAACCTCGACCGCAGCGCCAAGGAAACCGAGCTGCGCCGCCTGGACGCACTGTCGGCGGCCTTGCGCGCCGAACTGCGCGAGCAACAGGACAGCCATCAACAGCGCCTCACCGACCTGCAAGGCTCGCGGGACGAGCTGCGCGCGCAGTTCGCTGAACTGGCCGGCAAGATCTTTGACGAGCGCGAGCAACGTTTCGCCGAAACCAGCCAGGAGCGCCTGGGGCAATTGCTCGACCCCTTGAAGGAACGTATTCAATTCTTCGAAAAACGCGTGGAAGAAAGCTACCAGAACGAGGCGCGCGAGCGCTTTTCCCTGGCCAAGGAGCTTGAACGCCTACAGCAATTGAACCTGCGCCTGTCAGACGAGGCCACCAACCTGACCCGCGCCCTCAAGGGCCAGAAAACCCAGGGCAACTGGGGTGAGCTGATCCTCGAGCGCGTGCTGGAACACGCGGGCCTGGAAAAGGGCCGCGAGTACCAGACCCAAGTCAGCCTCAAGGGCCCGGATGGTGAGCGCTTCCAGCCGGATGTGTTGATCATGTTGCCTGGCGACAAGCAGGTGGTGGTGGATTCCAAGGTCAGCCTGACCGCGTATCAACAATACGTGGCAGCGGATGATGAAGTGATCGGCCAAGCCGCGCTGAAGCAGCACGTGCTATCGCTGCGCAATCACGTCAAAGGCCTGGCCGGTAAGGATTACAAACGCCTGGAGGGCTTGCACAGCCTGGATTTCGTGTTGTTGTTCGTGCCGATCGAGGCGGCGTTTTCCGCGGCGCTACAGGCCGAACCCAACCTGTTCCAGGAGGCTTTTGACCGCCATATCGTCATCGTCAGCCCAACCACCTTGCTGGCCACTCTGCGGGTGATCGACAGCCTGTGGAAGCAGGAACGCCAAAGCCAGAACGCGCGGGAAATCGCCGAGCGTGCCGGTTGGCTGTACGACAAGTTTGTGTTGTTTATCCAGGATCTGGACGAAGTGGGCAACCGTTTGCAGCAGTTGGATAAGGCTTACAGCGCGGCGCGGAACAAGCTGACAGATGGGCGCGGAAACCTGGTCAGCCGCACCGAGCAATTGCGATTGCTCGGCGCCCGGGCGAGTAAGAGTCTGCCGGCGGATTTGCTGGAACGGGCGATGACCGATTCAGACGGCGTGGCGCACGTCCCTGAGTAA
- a CDS encoding patatin-like phospholipase family protein produces the protein MRRLLLLLLLLPLLAQAVEAPRPKIGLVLSGGAARGLAHIGVLKALEEQGIHIDAIAGTSMGAVIGGLYASGYKIDELEKLALGIDWQQALSDAPPREDVPFRRKQDDRDFLVKQKLSFRDDGSLGLPLGVIQGQNLALLLESMFAHSSNTRNFDKLPIPFRAVATDITTGEKVVFRKGHLPQVIRASMSIPAVFAPVELDGRLLVDGGMTDNIPLDVAREMGVDIAIVVDIGTPLRSRKQLATVVDVLNQSITLMTRRNSEEQLKALNPKDVLIQPPLAAFGVTDFGRAKDMIDAGYRATRALDARLAHLRPAEPIDPQLVAARTPGERTPVITAIDVENDSKVSDDVIRYYIRQPLGEPLNLGRLQTDMGTLYGLDYFEQVQYRVIKKGQANTLVISARGKRSGTDYLRLGLNLSDDMRGDSAFNLGASYRMNGINRLGAEWLTRVQIGDRQELYSEFYQPMDTGSRYFVAPYISAQAQNVELILDNDPISEYRLERYGFGLNVGRQIGNSGEIRFGVGEAWGKADVRIGDRDLPSVSFSEGFYELKYSFDSLDNVYFPHTGEDIGLAYREFEPGLGSDQRYRQWEFKLDKAMSHGPDTLVLGGRYGRTLDDSDVVISSFLLGGARQLSGFRQDAISGQNISLMRAVYYRRLTPRSYLPLDFPLYLGASLERGRAWNNDNEFDSGYINAASIFLGFDTPLGPLNFSYGFNDDNQKAVYLNLGQTF, from the coding sequence ATGCGTCGCCTGTTGCTGCTCCTGCTCCTTTTGCCTCTCCTCGCCCAAGCCGTCGAAGCCCCCCGCCCGAAAATCGGCCTGGTGCTGTCCGGCGGTGCCGCCCGTGGCCTGGCGCATATCGGCGTGCTCAAGGCCCTGGAAGAACAAGGCATCCATATCGATGCGATTGCCGGCACCAGCATGGGCGCGGTGATCGGCGGGCTGTATGCGTCGGGCTACAAGATCGACGAACTGGAGAAACTCGCGCTGGGTATTGACTGGCAACAGGCCCTGTCCGATGCGCCGCCCCGCGAAGACGTGCCGTTTCGGCGCAAGCAGGATGACCGGGACTTCCTGGTCAAGCAGAAACTCAGCTTTCGCGATGACGGCAGCCTCGGCCTGCCGCTGGGCGTGATCCAGGGCCAGAACCTGGCGCTGCTGCTGGAAAGCATGTTCGCCCACAGCAGCAACACGCGCAATTTCGACAAGCTGCCGATCCCGTTCCGCGCGGTGGCCACCGATATCACCACCGGCGAAAAGGTCGTATTTCGCAAGGGCCATCTGCCCCAGGTCATCCGCGCCAGCATGTCGATCCCGGCGGTGTTCGCGCCAGTGGAGCTGGACGGCCGCCTGCTGGTGGACGGCGGCATGACCGACAATATCCCGCTGGATGTGGCCCGGGAGATGGGCGTCGATATCGCCATCGTGGTCGACATCGGCACCCCGCTGCGCTCACGCAAGCAACTGGCGACGGTGGTCGACGTGCTTAACCAGTCCATCACCCTGATGACCCGGCGCAACTCCGAAGAACAACTCAAGGCCCTTAACCCCAAGGACGTGCTGATCCAGCCGCCCCTGGCCGCCTTTGGCGTGACCGACTTCGGCCGCGCCAAGGACATGATCGACGCCGGCTACCGTGCCACCCGCGCACTCGACGCACGGCTCGCGCACTTGCGCCCCGCCGAGCCGATCGACCCGCAACTGGTGGCGGCGCGCACCCCGGGCGAACGCACCCCGGTGATCACCGCCATCGACGTGGAAAACGACTCCAAAGTCAGCGACGACGTGATCCGTTACTACATCCGCCAGCCCCTGGGTGAACCGCTGAACCTGGGCCGCCTGCAAACAGACATGGGCACCCTCTACGGCCTGGACTACTTCGAACAGGTGCAATACCGCGTGATCAAGAAAGGCCAGGCCAACACCCTGGTGATCAGTGCGCGGGGCAAACGCAGCGGCACCGACTACTTGCGCCTGGGGCTGAACCTGTCGGATGACATGCGCGGCGACAGCGCCTTCAACCTGGGCGCCAGCTACCGCATGAACGGCATCAACCGCCTCGGGGCCGAATGGCTGACGCGCGTGCAGATCGGTGATCGCCAGGAGCTGTACAGCGAGTTCTACCAGCCGATGGACACTGGTTCGCGCTACTTCGTCGCGCCATACATCAGCGCCCAGGCACAAAACGTGGAGCTGATCCTGGACAACGACCCGATCTCCGAATATCGCCTGGAACGCTACGGTTTCGGCCTGAACGTGGGGCGCCAGATCGGCAACAGTGGCGAGATCCGCTTCGGCGTCGGCGAAGCCTGGGGCAAGGCCGACGTGCGCATCGGTGATCGGGACCTGCCGAGCGTAAGCTTCAGTGAAGGCTTCTATGAGCTGAAGTATTCCTTCGACTCCCTGGACAACGTGTACTTCCCTCACACTGGCGAGGACATCGGCCTGGCCTACCGCGAATTCGAACCGGGGCTGGGCTCGGACCAGCGCTACCGACAGTGGGAGTTCAAGCTGGACAAGGCCATGAGCCATGGCCCGGACACCCTGGTGCTGGGCGGTCGCTACGGGCGCACCCTGGATGATTCCGACGTGGTGATTTCCAGCTTTCTGCTCGGTGGTGCGCGGCAGTTGTCGGGCTTCCGCCAGGATGCGATCTCGGGGCAGAACATCAGCTTGATGCGCGCGGTGTATTACCGCCGGCTGACGCCCCGCTCGTACCTGCCGCTGGATTTCCCGTTGTATTTGGGGGCGTCACTGGAGCGCGGTCGGGCCTGGAACAACGACAATGAATTTGACAGCGGCTATATCAACGCGGCGAGTATTTTCCTGGGCTTCGATACACCGTTGGGGCCGCTGAACTTCAGCTATGGGTTCAACGATGATAACCAGAAGGCGGTTTATCTCAACTTGGGGCAAACCTTCTAA
- a CDS encoding SelT/SelW/SelH family protein, with amino-acid sequence MSVNKPEIVITYCTQCQWLLRAAWLAQELLSTFADDLGKVSLAPATGGAFSITCDGVQIWERKADGGFPEAKVLKQRVRDQIDPQRDLGHNDRTV; translated from the coding sequence ATGTCCGTGAACAAACCCGAGATCGTCATCACCTATTGCACCCAGTGCCAATGGCTGCTGCGCGCCGCGTGGCTGGCGCAGGAATTGTTGAGTACGTTTGCCGATGACCTGGGCAAAGTCTCGCTGGCGCCGGCCACCGGCGGCGCGTTTAGCATCACCTGCGACGGCGTGCAGATCTGGGAGCGCAAGGCCGATGGCGGATTTCCCGAGGCCAAAGTGCTCAAGCAGCGCGTGCGCGACCAGATCGACCCGCAACGCGACCTCGGGCACAACGACCGAACCGTGTGA
- the recQ gene encoding DNA helicase RecQ: MLEQAQRVLKDIFGYDSFRGRQGAIIERVASGGDALVLMPTGGGKSLCFQVPALLRNGLAVVVSPLIALMDDQVATLEELGVAAASLNSTLSAEQQRDLAARIKRGEVKMLYLAPERLVQPRMLAFLQSLEIALFAIDEAHCVSQWGHDFRREYLQLGQLAELFPDVPRIALTATADKRTREEIVERLHLQNAERFLSSFDRPNIFYRIVPKEQPRKQLLAFLSERRSDAGIVYCLSRKKVDEVAAFLCEQGYPALPYHAGLPNETRSAHQKRFLNEEGLIMVATIAFGMGIDKSNVRFVAHMDLPKSLEAYYQETGRAGRDGLPADAWMVYGLQDVVMLKQMLQNSEGDERHKRLEQHKLDAMLSLCEETRCRRQTLLAYFDEDMPEPCGHCDNCTDGVQTWDATEPARQALSTIYRTGQRYGVGHLVDVLLGKDNEKVRSFGHEKLSVYGVGKARAEGEWRSLFRQMVARNLVDIDIEGYGGLRLNDSCRPLLKGEVSLELRRDLKPQTTAKSTSTSPASQLVRGEEREQWEALRTLRRKLAQEHSVPPYVIFPDSTLLEMLREQPTTMAEMARVSGVGARKLERYGQAFLEVLGGQVEAPKEVVDIRHELISLARAGMTPIQIAGQLQCSEKNVYTLLAESIAKQQLSLEQALDLPEDLLGEIQDAFLDGEGELPPVAEIAGLFTGRVPEGVLYCVRAALQSEFEI; the protein is encoded by the coding sequence ATGCTCGAGCAGGCTCAACGCGTCCTCAAGGACATCTTCGGCTACGACAGTTTTCGTGGCCGCCAGGGTGCGATCATTGAGCGCGTGGCCAGTGGCGGTGATGCACTGGTATTGATGCCTACCGGCGGCGGCAAGTCGCTGTGCTTCCAGGTGCCGGCGTTGTTGCGCAATGGCCTGGCCGTGGTGGTGTCGCCGCTGATCGCGTTGATGGACGATCAGGTTGCCACCCTTGAAGAACTCGGCGTCGCGGCTGCGTCGCTGAACTCCACCCTCAGCGCCGAGCAACAGCGCGACCTGGCCGCGCGGATCAAGCGCGGCGAAGTGAAAATGCTCTACCTGGCCCCCGAGCGCCTGGTACAGCCACGCATGCTGGCGTTTTTGCAGAGCCTGGAAATTGCCCTGTTCGCCATCGATGAAGCCCACTGCGTGTCACAGTGGGGTCACGATTTCCGTCGCGAATACCTGCAACTGGGTCAACTGGCCGAACTGTTCCCCGATGTACCGCGTATCGCCCTGACCGCCACCGCCGACAAACGTACCCGCGAAGAAATCGTCGAGCGCCTGCACTTGCAGAACGCCGAGCGCTTCCTGTCGAGCTTCGACCGGCCGAACATTTTCTACCGCATCGTGCCCAAGGAGCAGCCACGCAAGCAGTTGCTGGCGTTCCTGTCCGAGCGGCGCAGTGATGCGGGCATCGTGTATTGCCTGTCGCGTAAAAAGGTGGATGAAGTTGCCGCCTTCCTCTGTGAGCAGGGTTACCCGGCGCTGCCGTACCACGCCGGCCTGCCCAACGAAACGCGTTCTGCCCACCAGAAGCGCTTCCTCAACGAGGAAGGCCTGATCATGGTGGCGACCATCGCGTTCGGCATGGGCATCGACAAATCCAACGTGCGCTTCGTGGCCCATATGGACCTGCCCAAGTCCCTTGAGGCGTATTACCAGGAAACCGGCCGCGCCGGCCGTGATGGCCTGCCGGCGGACGCCTGGATGGTCTACGGCCTGCAAGACGTGGTGATGCTCAAGCAGATGTTGCAGAACTCCGAGGGCGACGAGCGCCACAAACGCCTGGAGCAACACAAGCTCGACGCCATGCTGTCGCTGTGCGAAGAAACCCGCTGCCGCCGTCAGACGCTGTTGGCGTATTTCGACGAAGACATGCCCGAGCCGTGCGGCCATTGCGATAACTGCACCGATGGCGTGCAGACCTGGGACGCCACCGAGCCGGCGCGCCAGGCGTTGTCGACCATCTACCGCACCGGCCAGCGCTACGGCGTGGGGCACCTGGTAGATGTATTGCTCGGCAAGGACAACGAGAAGGTGCGCAGCTTTGGCCACGAAAAACTCTCGGTGTATGGCGTCGGCAAGGCACGCGCCGAAGGCGAGTGGCGTTCGTTGTTCCGGCAGATGGTTGCGCGCAACCTCGTCGACATCGACATTGAAGGCTATGGCGGCTTGCGCCTGAACGACAGTTGCCGGCCATTGCTCAAGGGCGAGGTAAGCCTGGAACTGCGCCGCGACCTCAAGCCGCAGACCACCGCCAAAAGCACCAGCACCAGCCCGGCCAGCCAACTGGTGCGTGGCGAAGAGCGCGAGCAGTGGGAAGCCTTGCGCACCCTGCGGCGCAAACTGGCGCAGGAACACAGCGTGCCGCCGTATGTCATCTTTCCCGACTCCACGCTGCTGGAGATGCTTCGCGAACAACCCACCACCATGGCCGAGATGGCCCGGGTCAGTGGCGTGGGGGCACGCAAGCTGGAGCGTTATGGCCAGGCGTTCCTCGAAGTGCTCGGCGGTCAGGTCGAGGCGCCGAAGGAAGTTGTTGATATTCGCCACGAATTGATCAGCCTGGCGCGTGCCGGCATGACCCCGATCCAGATCGCCGGCCAACTGCAATGCTCGGAAAAAAACGTCTACACCTTGCTGGCCGAATCTATTGCTAAGCAGCAATTGTCGCTGGAGCAGGCCCTTGATTTGCCGGAGGATTTGCTCGGTGAAATCCAGGATGCGTTCCTCGACGGAGAAGGCGAATTGCCACCGGTTGCGGAGATCGCAGGGCTGTTTACCGGTCGTGTTCCGGAGGGTGTTTTGTACTGCGTGCGGGCCGCTTTGCAGTCTGAATTCGAAATTTAG
- a CDS encoding PAS domain-containing hybrid sensor histidine kinase/response regulator, which translates to MTLSSGLIAAVALAYMAIMFAIAFYGDRRRAPLPPRMRAWVYSLSLAVYCTSWTFFGAVGQAAEQLWAFLPIYLGPVLLLVLAPWVLQKMILISKQENITSIADFIAARYGKSQSLAVVVALICLVGVLPYIALQLKGIVLGVNLLIGAGADTTGTRAQDTALIVSLVLALFTIVFGTRNLDATEHHRGMVLAIAFESLVKLFAFLAVGAFVTFGLYDGFGDLFSQAMLAPRLEEYWKETINWPSMVVQTGVAMMAIICLPRQFHVTVVENIDPQDLRLAKWVFPAYLILAALFVIPIALGGKMMLPGSVLPDSYVISLPLAEAHPALAVLAFIGGASAATGMVIVASIALSTMVSNDMLLPWLLRRSSAERPFEVFRHWMLSVRRVSIVIILLLAYVSYRLLGSSASLATIGQIAFAAVTQLAPAMLGALYWKQANRRGVFAGLAAGTFLWFYTLVLPVTAKSLGWSLSLFPGLTWMHSHPLGLSVTSLTLGTVFSLAGNFTLFVWVSMLSRTRVSEHWQAGRFIGQEISQRASARSMLSVQISDLLSLAARFVGDERAQQSFIRFAYRQGKGFNPNQNADNDWIAHTERLLAGVLGASSTRAVVKAAIEGREMQLEDVVRIADEASEVLQFNRALLQGAIENITQGISVVDQSLKLVAWNRRYLELFNYPDGLISVGRPIADIIRYNAERGLCGPGEAEVHVARRLHWMRQGRAHTSERLFPNGRVIELIGNPMPGGGFVMSFTDITAFREAEQALTEANEGLEQRVTERTHELSQLNVALTDAKGVAESASQSKTRFLAAVSHDLMQPLNAARLFSAALSHQHDGLSSEARQLVQHLDSSLRSAEDLISDLLDISRLENGKINPQRQPFVLNELFDTLGAEFKALAHEQGLRFRLRGSRLRVDSDIKLLRRILQNFLTNAFRYADGPVLLGVRRRKGELCLEVWDRGPGIPQDKQKVIFEEFKRLDSHQTRAEKGLGLGLAIADGLCRVLGHRLSVRSWPGKGSVFSVRVPLARNQASPQVKTVQENGLPLSGAQVLCVDNEESILIGMRSLLTRWGCEVWTATDQAQCAALLADGVRPQLALVDYHLDHGETGTELMGWLRAQLAEPIPGVVISADGRPEMVAEVHAAGLDYLAKPVKPAALRALLSRHLPL; encoded by the coding sequence ATGACGTTGTCCAGCGGGCTGATCGCCGCCGTTGCCCTGGCCTATATGGCCATTATGTTTGCCATTGCCTTTTATGGTGACCGCCGCCGCGCGCCGTTGCCGCCGCGTATGCGCGCCTGGGTGTATAGCCTGTCGCTGGCGGTGTACTGCACCAGCTGGACCTTCTTCGGCGCCGTAGGCCAGGCCGCCGAACAGTTGTGGGCATTTTTACCAATCTACCTGGGACCGGTGCTGCTACTGGTGTTGGCACCCTGGGTGTTGCAAAAGATGATCCTGATCAGCAAGCAGGAAAACATCACCTCCATCGCCGACTTTATCGCCGCACGCTACGGCAAATCCCAGTCCCTGGCCGTGGTGGTGGCGCTGATCTGCCTGGTGGGCGTGCTGCCCTACATCGCCCTGCAACTCAAAGGCATCGTGCTGGGGGTCAACCTGTTGATCGGGGCCGGCGCCGATACCACCGGCACCCGCGCGCAGGACACCGCATTGATCGTATCCCTGGTGCTGGCGCTGTTCACCATTGTGTTCGGCACACGCAACCTCGACGCCACCGAGCACCACCGGGGCATGGTGCTGGCCATCGCGTTTGAATCGCTGGTCAAGCTGTTCGCCTTCCTGGCGGTCGGCGCATTCGTGACCTTCGGTCTGTATGACGGCTTCGGCGACCTGTTCAGCCAGGCGATGCTCGCGCCCCGCCTAGAGGAATACTGGAAAGAAACCATCAACTGGCCGTCGATGGTGGTGCAGACCGGCGTGGCCATGATGGCAATCATCTGCCTGCCCCGGCAGTTTCACGTCACCGTGGTCGAGAACATCGACCCGCAGGACCTGCGCCTGGCCAAATGGGTGTTCCCGGCCTACCTGATCCTCGCCGCCCTGTTTGTAATCCCTATCGCCCTGGGCGGTAAGATGATGCTGCCCGGCTCGGTGCTGCCGGACTCCTACGTGATCAGCCTGCCCCTGGCCGAAGCCCATCCGGCCCTGGCCGTGCTGGCGTTTATCGGCGGTGCATCGGCGGCCACCGGCATGGTGATCGTGGCCAGCATCGCCTTGTCGACCATGGTATCCAACGACATGTTGCTGCCCTGGCTGCTGCGCCGCTCCAGCGCCGAGCGGCCGTTCGAAGTGTTCCGCCACTGGATGCTCTCGGTACGCCGCGTAAGCATCGTGATCATCCTGTTGCTGGCGTATGTCAGTTACCGCCTGCTCGGCTCCAGTGCGAGCCTGGCGACCATCGGCCAGATCGCCTTCGCCGCCGTGACCCAACTGGCGCCGGCGATGCTCGGCGCACTGTATTGGAAACAGGCCAATCGACGTGGGGTGTTTGCCGGTTTGGCGGCGGGTACTTTCCTGTGGTTCTACACATTGGTCCTACCCGTGACGGCGAAAAGCCTGGGGTGGTCGCTCAGCCTTTTCCCCGGGCTGACGTGGATGCATTCGCACCCGCTGGGTTTGTCAGTCACTTCACTGACGCTGGGCACGGTGTTTTCCCTGGCGGGTAACTTCACGTTGTTTGTGTGGGTGTCGATGCTGTCGCGCACACGCGTGTCGGAACACTGGCAGGCCGGGCGCTTTATCGGCCAGGAAATCAGCCAGCGTGCCAGTGCCCGTTCGATGCTGTCGGTGCAGATCAGCGACCTGCTCAGCCTGGCGGCGCGCTTTGTGGGTGACGAGCGCGCGCAGCAGAGCTTTATCCGCTTCGCCTATCGCCAAGGCAAAGGCTTCAACCCCAACCAGAACGCCGACAACGACTGGATCGCCCACACCGAGCGCTTGCTGGCGGGTGTGCTCGGGGCATCGTCGACCCGGGCAGTGGTGAAAGCCGCCATCGAAGGGCGGGAAATGCAACTGGAGGACGTAGTACGCATCGCCGACGAGGCGTCGGAGGTGCTGCAGTTCAACCGCGCATTGCTGCAAGGCGCCATTGAGAACATCACCCAAGGCATCAGCGTGGTGGACCAGTCCCTCAAGCTGGTGGCGTGGAACCGACGCTACCTGGAGCTGTTCAACTACCCCGACGGGCTGATCAGCGTGGGCCGGCCGATTGCCGACATTATCCGCTACAACGCCGAGCGCGGCCTGTGCGGGCCGGGTGAAGCCGAGGTGCATGTGGCGCGCCGCCTGCACTGGATGCGCCAGGGGCGCGCGCATACGTCCGAGCGTTTATTCCCGAACGGGCGCGTGATCGAGCTGATCGGCAACCCGATGCCCGGCGGCGGGTTTGTCATGAGTTTCACCGACATTACTGCGTTCCGCGAAGCCGAGCAGGCCCTCACCGAGGCCAACGAAGGCCTGGAACAACGCGTCACCGAGCGCACCCACGAGCTGTCGCAACTCAATGTGGCGCTCACCGACGCCAAGGGTGTGGCCGAGTCCGCCAGCCAGTCGAAGACGCGCTTCCTCGCAGCGGTCAGCCACGATTTGATGCAGCCGCTGAATGCCGCACGCCTGTTCTCGGCCGCCCTCTCCCACCAGCATGACGGCTTGTCCAGCGAGGCTCGGCAACTGGTGCAGCACCTGGACAGCTCGCTGCGCTCCGCTGAAGACTTGATCAGCGACTTGCTGGATATCTCGCGCCTGGAAAACGGCAAGATCAACCCGCAACGCCAGCCGTTTGTACTCAACGAGCTGTTCGACACTCTGGGCGCCGAATTCAAGGCGCTGGCCCACGAGCAAGGTTTGCGCTTTCGCCTGCGTGGCAGCCGATTGCGGGTAGACAGCGACATCAAGCTGCTACGGCGGATTTTGCAGAATTTTCTGACTAACGCCTTCCGTTATGCCGACGGCCCGGTGCTGCTTGGCGTACGCAGGCGCAAGGGCGAGCTGTGCTTGGAAGTGTGGGACCGTGGGCCCGGCATCCCACAGGATAAACAGAAGGTGATCTTCGAAGAGTTCAAGCGTCTGGACAGCCACCAAACCCGCGCCGAAAAAGGCCTGGGCCTGGGCCTGGCGATTGCCGACGGCCTTTGCCGCGTACTCGGCCACCGCTTGAGCGTACGGTCCTGGCCGGGCAAAGGCAGTGTATTCAGCGTGCGCGTGCCGCTGGCGCGTAACCAGGCCAGCCCGCAGGTCAAAACCGTGCAGGAAAACGGCCTGCCGCTCAGCGGCGCACAAGTGCTCTGTGTGGATAACGAAGAGAGCATCCTGATCGGCATGCGCAGCCTGCTCACGCGCTGGGGTTGCGAGGTGTGGACCGCCACCGACCAGGCGCAATGCGCGGCGTTGCTGGCCGATGGCGTGCGCCCGCAGCTGGCACTGGTGGACTACCACCTGGACCACGGCGAAACCGGTACCGAATTGATGGGCTGGCTGCGCGCCCAACTGGCGGAGCCGATTCCCGGCGTGGTCATCAGCGCCGACGGCCGCCCGGAGATGGTGGCCGAGGTGCATGCGGCGGGGTTGGACTACCTGGCCAAGCCGGTGAAGCCGGCGGCGTTGCGGGCGCTGTTGAGTCGGCATTTGCCGCTATAA
- a CDS encoding YbaN family protein: MGNRSLLLRYVLLAIGWLSVALGVIGIFLPVLPTTPFLLLAAACFARSSPRFYNWLVEHPRLGPWIRDYLDGNGIPLKGKVYAIGLMWLSIGFSCYLVPLPWARGFMLTSAVLVTIYILRQKTLPPR, from the coding sequence ATGGGCAATCGCTCGCTGCTCCTGCGCTACGTGCTGCTGGCCATCGGCTGGCTCAGCGTAGCGCTGGGGGTCATCGGCATTTTCCTGCCGGTGCTGCCCACCACCCCTTTCCTGCTGCTCGCCGCCGCCTGCTTCGCGCGAAGCTCCCCACGATTCTATAACTGGCTGGTGGAACACCCGCGCCTGGGCCCCTGGATCCGTGACTATCTGGACGGCAATGGCATCCCGCTCAAGGGCAAGGTCTACGCCATTGGCTTGATGTGGCTCAGCATCGGTTTCTCCTGCTACCTGGTGCCGTTGCCGTGGGCCCGTGGTTTTATGCTGACCAGCGCCGTGCTGGTGACGATCTACATCCTGCGTCAGAAAACCCTGCCACCCCGGTAA